The genomic DNA CGGTATACAGCTTGATCCGATCCGGATATGACAAGGTAGGTGAAGGCACGATTTCCGAAATGTCAGATACCTGGTCATCCGGGATTTGCGCGAGAACTTGGCAAAGCTTGGACAAATTCGGATCATCCGCCTTCCATCCCGTCAAGATCGGCTTCTCCATCGGCATCGATCCGATCCCCAGGCTGATTTTTGTCCCATTGGCTAGAAAACCCTTCAACCCTTCATCCACGGTCAGTTCATAAGCTGCCAGCGGATATTCCTTAACACGGATCGTAATTCCTCCGGGAAAGGATTTGTTCACCTCGACATCCTCAATGGACGGAATCTTCGTCATACGCCTCGCTATCGTATCCGAGCTCGTCCCAAAAAATGGAGCGCCCACCTTGAGGCCGCTGATTTCCAGCAAGTCCTCATTTGGCGTATACGAGCTTCCTTCAAACGTAATGCTGGAAATTTTGCTTAAAGAAGAACGAAAAAAAAGCACTGCGAGCAAAGACAGGCACAGGAGAATTAAAATCCCGGCTACTTTTTTGCTGCTTCTTCTTTTCGGTTTTGGTTGCTTCAACACCGGCATATTGGCTTTAGACATAACTTTTCTCCGTATTATTGTAATGTGCAAAGCCTTTATCCCCTCCGGCGGAGGGGATAATTCAAGGCATCATTAGGCCAGATCCAGCTGCTTGAGTACAGGAGCATCACGTCTCACGACGCCTCCAAGCCGCTGAAACATCATTTCTATCCGATCATAACCACGGTCAATGTGATATACTCGCTCAACGATCGTCTTGCCTTGCGCGGCTAATCCGGCAATCACGAGTGCGGCACCGGCTCTCAAATCCGTCGCCTCCACGGTAGCGCCATACAGTCTAGGCACCCCGCGAATAATCGCTGCGTTCATATCAACGGAAATATCCGCACCCATCCGCACTAATTCATCAACATGCTTGAATCGACCTTCAAACACCGTTTCCTTCATTAAGCTAACCCCGTCAGCTAAAGATAGAAGCACCATAACCTGGGACTGTAAATCTGTAGGAAAAGAAGGATAAGGTGAAGTAATGATACGTTCTACCGCTTTAAGGCGGCCTATGCTGCTTACCGTTATTATATCATTGTAGGTGCTTATTTGAACACCTGCCCGGCGCAGCACATGAAGCAGAGAGACCAGATGGGAAGGATTGCAGTGCGTCAGGGTGACCGTTCCTCTTGTGGCTGCTGCGGCAATGAGCGCTGTGCCCGCCACGATCCGATCGGGAATGATCTCGTAATCGCACGGGCTGAGCCGCTTTACCCCCTGGATCGTAATCGTGTCGGTACCGGCCCCCATGATGCTCGCGCCCATGCGATTAAGAAAATTTTGCAGGTCCTGGATTTCGGGCTCCCGTGCCGCATTCGTAATTACGGTAGTTCCTTCAGCCAGCGCCGCAGCCATCATAATGTTCTCCGTAGCGCCGACGCTCGGAAAATCAAGATGAATGTCACTGCCCACAAGTTTGCTCGCCCTGCACCAAATCTGATGATCATTCTCCTCGATTACGGCTCCAAGAGCCTGTAATCCCCGTAAATGCAGGTCGATTTTCCGTTCGCCGATCGCGCATCCGCCGGGCTGATATATGCATACTTCCTTGAACCTTGCCAGCAGCGGCCCCATCAAAAAAATAGAAGAGCGCATCTGCTTCATCAAATCCTCAGGCACATGGCTGGAATCCGCTCCGCTGGCATCGACCATGACGGTGTCGTCCTTATGAACCGTTTTACAGCCTAATCGGCTCAAAATGCCAAGCATAACATCAATATCGAGCAAACGAGGAACATTTCGAAGTTGCACCGCCCCCTCAGACAGCAAGCTGGCAGCCAAGATAGGCAGTGCGGCATTTTTCGCTCCATGGATTTGAATGGTTCCTGATAGGGGTCGCCCGCCTTCAATCACCAATTTGTCCAATGTATCACCTCCGAGTTTACCGTTCACCCACGAAGTAAACCTCCGGCACCAAAGCGATATCATATTTTGAGGCTATGGTATCCTTGATTAGCTCCATGAGCGCGAGAACGTCCTCTGCTGTCGCTTGCCCCGTATTGACAATGAAATTGGCATGCAGCTCGGATATTTGCGCTCCGCCTATACTCCTCCCCTTAAGTCCTGCCGCTTCGATCAGCCTTGCCGCATGATCCTGTGGCGGATTACGGAATACGCTGCCCGCGCAGGGCTGCTGCAACGGCTGAGTCTTGCGGCGGCGATCCTTATAGGTAGCCATGGCAGCCGCGATCTCCAAACGATCCCCTTCCTTCAGGGTGAAGATGGCATTGGCCACTACTCCGCGGCTCCCATGCAAGATGGAATGGCGGTACGAGAAATCCATATCCTGCGCATTGTAAGTTACCAACTCACCCGTCTCCAGAACAATTTCAGCGGATTTAAATATGCGTGACACATCAGACCCGTGAGCGCCAGCGTTCATATATACGGCTCCACCGACGGTTCCTGGAATCCCCCCAGCAAATTCCAGACCGGTCATGCCTTCCTTCCCCGCCATAATGCTCAATCTCACGAACGAGGCGCCTCCCCCCGCTTCGGCCTCGGTTCCCCGAAATTGGATCTGCTCCATTTCCCTGCCCAGCTTAATTACCGCACCGCGAATGCCCTTATCGGATACAAGCATGTTGGAGCCCTTGCCTACCATTAACCAAGGAATTTGCTCTTCATGAAGCTGGCGAATCAAATTTGCCAGCTGCCGCTTGTTCTCTGGGATGATTAGAGCGTCGGCCGGCCCTCCTATTTTCCATGTCGTATACTTCGACATCGGCTCGTTTGGCAAGACCTTGCCCACTTCCTGCTCTGACAATTTCGATATCCATTGCTGCATCTGAAAATCCCTCCTTGACTAACATGCCGAATCCCGTCCGGTAGTCAGGCCGTCCGATGATCGGTTCTATCCGTATATTTCCACCGGCTGCATGGGTTCGCGGAGACGACGCAGGAAGACGTCTTTCCTTCTGGTCCCCGCATGGATTGTCACGATTTATATGGTATATTATGCCCTCTGAAGTAAGAGTGTGACAAAGGCCCAGCACCGGCAGTACTCTATCGTTTTCCTTGACTTCGAACAAGCCGCCGCATTTCCTCCACGATCAAATGAGCCGATTCCGGCTTGCCGAGCTTCCTTGCTGCTGCTGACATTTTTCCGTGAAGGGAAGCTTCCGTCATAATTCGTTCAATCGCCGCAAACAATTTGCCGCCGTTTAATTGGGGCTCGAGGATCACCTCGGCTGCTCCCGATGTCTCCAGCGATCTCGCATTTTTCTCCTGATGATTGTTCGTGACGTTCGGCGACGGAATCAGGATAGACGGGATGCCCAGGGCGGTAATCTCAGCCAGGAAGGACGCTCCGGCCCGGTTCACAATCAACGAGGTACATGCCAGCACCTCCGGCATATTGTGCACGTAAGGCAGCACCCGCAAGTTCCCCGGAATCTCGCCTAGTTTGGCAGCGATTGCCGACTTTGTAGTTTCATAGTAGCTTTCGCCGGTAACATAAATAAAAGAAATATGCCCCAGCTGAGAGACGGAAGACGCCATATCGATCATCGCTTCGTTGATCGCTTTTGCCCCGCGGCTTCCCCCGACAACGAGAACGATCGGGCTGTTCGGCGGAAGCCCCAGCGAAGCATATCCCTTGGTTTTATCCGCTTCAAAAACAGTCGTGGCCCGAGGATTCCCGGTATACAGAATTTTCTTCGCCGCCGGAAAGGCAGCACCCGATCCTTCGAAGCTGACTGCTACCGTGGATACGTATTTGCTCAAAAAACGATTCGTCAGTCCGGGTACCGCATTCTGTTCATGGATAATGCTCGGAATGCCGAGCTTCGCCGCTGCATAGACGACGGGACCACAGACGTATCCTCCCGTTCCAATCACCACATCCGGCTTGAACTCTCTCAGAAGCCGTTTGGAAGTACGCACGCCCTTCACGAAACGAACAATCGTTTTAACGTTATCAAACGACAATTTCCGGCGAAAGCCGGTAATATTAATAGCTTTGAATGGTATGTTCTCTTTGGGCACCAGAGAGCTCTCAAGCCCCCGTTCGCCGCCAATATATAGAAATTCGGAATCAGGGTATTCCGCACCGCATTGTTTTGCGATCGCCAGAGCGGGATAAATATGTCCCCCCGTTCCGCCGCCGCTTAGCACGACGCGCATACTTGTTCACCTCGCATAACGGGATAAATTCAATAGAATACCAAGCGCCGTCAGCATCAGCGTAAGCGATGAGCCTCCGTAGCTGATCAGCGGCAGGGTGATGCCAGTGACAGGCATGAGACCGATGACGACGCCGATATTGATAACAACCTGTACAGCTACCATACCGACAATTCCGACGGCAAGCAAGCTCCCGAAGCTGTCTTCCACTGTCATCGCCACTCTCATGCCCCTCCACACTAAGATGAGAAACAGTAATAGAACTAGTAATCCGCCGATAAAACCAAGCTCCTCGGCCAAAATTGAGAAAATGAAATCCGTCTGCGGCTCAGGAACATAGCTGTATTTCTGGCGGCTCATCCCCAGCCCCAGACCTGCCAGTCCACCTGGACCGATCGCATACAGCGATTGAATGATTTGATATCCGGCGCCAAGCGGATCAGACCAGGGATCGAGAAAGGCGGTAATCCGCTGCAAACGATACGGCGCAGCCAAGATGAGCCCGACGAAGCCGACTGCTCCGATCGCAGCCAGCCCGGCCAAATGCCTGATTCTTGCTCCGGCGGTAAAAACGATCAGCAAGGATGCGCCCATCATGACCGTGCCGGTTCCTAAATCCGGCTGCAGCATGATGAGGCCAAACGCTAGTCCCATGATGCCCAGAGGCGGCAGCAGCCCTTTTGTAAATATCGTAATCTTGTAATCTTCCTTGCTTAACCAGTAGGAAAGGAAC from Paenibacillus woosongensis includes the following:
- the murB gene encoding UDP-N-acetylmuramate dehydrogenase, which produces MQQWISKLSEQEVGKVLPNEPMSKYTTWKIGGPADALIIPENKRQLANLIRQLHEEQIPWLMVGKGSNMLVSDKGIRGAVIKLGREMEQIQFRGTEAEAGGGASFVRLSIMAGKEGMTGLEFAGGIPGTVGGAVYMNAGAHGSDVSRIFKSAEIVLETGELVTYNAQDMDFSYRHSILHGSRGVVANAIFTLKEGDRLEIAAAMATYKDRRRKTQPLQQPCAGSVFRNPPQDHAARLIEAAGLKGRSIGGAQISELHANFIVNTGQATAEDVLALMELIKDTIASKYDIALVPEVYFVGER
- the murA gene encoding UDP-N-acetylglucosamine 1-carboxyvinyltransferase: MDKLVIEGGRPLSGTIQIHGAKNAALPILAASLLSEGAVQLRNVPRLLDIDVMLGILSRLGCKTVHKDDTVMVDASGADSSHVPEDLMKQMRSSIFLMGPLLARFKEVCIYQPGGCAIGERKIDLHLRGLQALGAVIEENDHQIWCRASKLVGSDIHLDFPSVGATENIMMAAALAEGTTVITNAAREPEIQDLQNFLNRMGASIMGAGTDTITIQGVKRLSPCDYEIIPDRIVAGTALIAAAATRGTVTLTHCNPSHLVSLLHVLRRAGVQISTYNDIITVSSIGRLKAVERIITSPYPSFPTDLQSQVMVLLSLADGVSLMKETVFEGRFKHVDELVRMGADISVDMNAAIIRGVPRLYGATVEATDLRAGAALVIAGLAAQGKTIVERVYHIDRGYDRIEMMFQRLGGVVRRDAPVLKQLDLA
- the spoVE gene encoding stage V sporulation protein E, giving the protein MGKNRMAPDFWLLSSILGLLAIGIVMVYSAGSVLAFHDYGDSFYFVKRQLLFAVLGLVAMFFMMNFDFRHLRKYAKLGLLVCFVLLVIVLIPGIGVVRGGARSWLGISSFGIQPSEFMKLGMILFLSYWLSKEDYKITIFTKGLLPPLGIMGLAFGLIMLQPDLGTGTVMMGASLLIVFTAGARIRHLAGLAAIGAVGFVGLILAAPYRLQRITAFLDPWSDPLGAGYQIIQSLYAIGPGGLAGLGLGMSRQKYSYVPEPQTDFIFSILAEELGFIGGLLVLLLFLILVWRGMRVAMTVEDSFGSLLAVGIVGMVAVQVVINIGVVIGLMPVTGITLPLISYGGSSLTLMLTALGILLNLSRYAR
- the murG gene encoding undecaprenyldiphospho-muramoylpentapeptide beta-N-acetylglucosaminyltransferase, coding for MRVVLSGGGTGGHIYPALAIAKQCGAEYPDSEFLYIGGERGLESSLVPKENIPFKAINITGFRRKLSFDNVKTIVRFVKGVRTSKRLLREFKPDVVIGTGGYVCGPVVYAAAKLGIPSIIHEQNAVPGLTNRFLSKYVSTVAVSFEGSGAAFPAAKKILYTGNPRATTVFEADKTKGYASLGLPPNSPIVLVVGGSRGAKAINEAMIDMASSVSQLGHISFIYVTGESYYETTKSAIAAKLGEIPGNLRVLPYVHNMPEVLACTSLIVNRAGASFLAEITALGIPSILIPSPNVTNNHQEKNARSLETSGAAEVILEPQLNGGKLFAAIERIMTEASLHGKMSAAARKLGKPESAHLIVEEMRRLVRSQGKR
- a CDS encoding cell division protein FtsQ/DivIB, giving the protein MSKANMPVLKQPKPKRRSSKKVAGILILLCLSLLAVLFFRSSLSKISSITFEGSSYTPNEDLLEISGLKVGAPFFGTSSDTIARRMTKIPSIEDVEVNKSFPGGITIRVKEYPLAAYELTVDEGLKGFLANGTKISLGIGSMPMEKPILTGWKADDPNLSKLCQVLAQIPDDQVSDISEIVPSPTLSYPDRIKLYTGSKFEVVTAISLLSKKLEYMNSILESQDPGILTMLEADSYVPYEPHDDQNDTTHE